The Arachis hypogaea cultivar Tifrunner chromosome 16, arahy.Tifrunner.gnm2.J5K5, whole genome shotgun sequence genome contains a region encoding:
- the LOC112758856 gene encoding uncharacterized protein isoform X1 produces MNGVQNRRVHNVEKPFPGCLGRMVNLFDLTAGVSGNRLLTDKPHHDASSLLRSQSDVARITNPSFGDQLEDKLMVSDSMRGSSQKRINGTPIKMLIDQEMSKEIVSKHNPPNVVAKLMGLEALPRGEPNLAMERSYRGDYSQHMHGHSGTPFRHWQLEDRFMDKEMLHEGHPSTEQIAYRDIYEIWLQSQRMNNVRDTMPNGEKWTEDVSAKKMAFIRQKFIEAKRLSTDERLRQSKEFDEALEVLSSNNDLLIRLLDSQNLYELQSTPIAETKRITVLKPSKMVDREKPCAKGKNDKYVKKPTNIGQAAAWEKTSPVYSPASQKVDDFPVQPTRIVVLKPSSGKTHEIKAVLSPTTSSPRNLHTGSLYHGLEDCDALEQTTNASEIAQQIPESLRSHQRDETLHSSVFSNGYIGDESSFYKSDNEYAAGNLSDLELMSPSPRHSWDYINRCGSPFSSSSFSRASCSPESSVCREAKKRLSERWAMMASTKGTQEQRHLRRSSTLGEMLALSDMKKVIISEVEDINKDQEPSNSISCSRNISEEICMDGSPKNLPRSKSVPVSSTVYETGPSTEVCDHDTRKAHVSKELTKSKSMKSSFKGKVTNFFFSRNKKSTKEKSFLSQSKEESQSTLTDTSVSPVNSRGVRDGESQSFNSGAFAECSLPAVYESSGKSHSDSDGQGVISLESTVPGTSTENQDQPSPISVLEPPFEDENAAHGSLDCMKGGQLGSRLLMKSNLIDKSPPIESIARTLSWDDSCAEVASPYPLKPSLVSLDTKVEEQDWFVLVDKLLLAAGLDDQVQSDSFYPRWHSLDSALDPSLRDNYSNPDDKESQPLPEARRRQRRSNQKLVFDCVNVTLMEITGYGSEKYLRLWGGNSRCMFPVLEGATPPLVDLIVAQMKDLISGGMRSLWGDCGDSNSLVVESVVRKEVVGNEWVELMGLEMDILVKVVEGKLLEELVEDAVLDLTGRA; encoded by the exons ATGAATGGGGTTCAGAACAGAAGAGTTCACAATGTTGAGAAACCTTTCCCTGGCTGCCTGGGAAGAATGGTCAACCTCTTTGATTTGACTGCTGGGGTTTCTGGAAATAGGTTACTCACTGATAAGCCACATCATGATG CTTCTTCACTTTTGAGAAGTCAATCAGATGTGGCAAGGATCACCAATCCTTCTTTTGGTGATCAATTAGAGGATAAGCTG ATGGTTTCAGACTCTATGAGAGGATCTTCACAGAAGAGAATCAATGGAACACCCATCAAGATGCTCATAGACCAAGAGATGTCCAAAGAAATTGTTTCCAAGCATAATCCACCTAATGTAGTTGCCAAATTAATGGGGCTTGAAGCCCTCCCACGGGGAGAGCCTAATTTGGCCATGGAGAGAAGCTACAGAGGAGATTATTCTCAACATATGCATGGTCATTCAGGAACACCATTCAGACACTGGCAGCTGGAAGATAGATTTATGGACAAGGAAATGCTTCATGAAGGTCATCCGAGCACAGAACAGATTGCTTACAGAGATATTTATGAAATATGGCTTCAATCACAGAGAATGAACAATGTAAGAGACACGATGCCAAACGGAGAAAAGTGGACTGAAGATGTTAGTGCAAAAAAAATGGCGTTCATACGTCAGAAATTTATAGAAGCAAAACGTCTCTCTACAGATGAGAGACTGCGCCAGTCCAAGGAGTTTGATGAAGCCTTGGAAGTTTTAAGCTCCAATAATGACCTACTAATCCGGTTATTggattctcaaaatctttatGAGCTTCAGTCTACTCCGATTGCTGAGACTAAGCGTATTACTGTTCTTAAACCGTCGAAGATGGTTGACCGTGAAAAACCCTGTGCCAAGGGCAAGAATGATAAATATGTTAAGAAACCAACAAATATTGGCCAAGCAGCTGCTTGGGAGAAAACTAGTCCTGTGTATTCTCCAGCCAGCCAGAAAGTTGATGATTTCCCGGTTCAACCTACTCGAATAGTGGTATTGAAACCTAGCTCTGGGAAGACTCATGAGATTAAGGCTGTTCTTTCTCCGACAACTTCATCTCCTCGGAATCTGCACACTGGAAGTTTATATCACGGTCTTGAAGATTGTGATGCACTAGAGCAAACAACAAATGCAAGCGAAATCGCACAGCAAATACCTGAAAGCCTGAGGAGCCATCAAAGAGATGAAACATTGCATTCTTCAGTATTTTCCAATGGATATATCGGAGATGAAAGTTCATTTTACAAATCAGATAATGAGTATGCTGCAGGAAATTTGAGTGATTTGGAACTTATGTCACCATCTCCAAGGCATTCTTGGGATTACATCAATCGCTGTGGCAGCCCtttttcttcatcatccttcaGTCGTGCTTCCTGTTCTCCTGAGTCATCTGTTTGCCGAGAGGCCAAGAAACGACTTTCTGAAAGATGGGCCATGATGGCATCAACTAAAGGTACACAAGAGCAGAGACATCTTCGGAGAAGCTCTACATTAGGTGAGATGCTCGCTCTTTCAGATATGAAGAAAGTTATAATATCTGAGGTTGAGGATATTAACAAAGACCAAGAACCTAGCAACTCTATTTCTTGCAGTCGTAATATTAGTGAAGAAATATGCATGGATGGATCTCCTAAGAATCTTCCTAGGTCAAAATCTGTCCCTGTATCTTCCACTGTCTATGAAACTGGGCCCAGCACTGAAGTTTGTGATCATGATACTAGAAAAGCACATGTCTCCAAGGAGTTGACAAAGTCAAAGAGTATGAAATCATCATTTAAAGGGAAAGTTACAAATTTCTTTTTCTCAAGAAATAAGAAATCAACCAAGGAGAAGTCTTTTCTATCTCAATCCAAAGAGGAATCTCAGTCAACTCTAACTGATACGTCAGTATCTCCAGTAAATTCACGTGGAGTTAGAGATGGTGAGTCTCAAAGCTTCAACAGCGGTGCCTTTGCAGAGTGTTCTCTTCCAGCTGTATATGAATCATCCGGAAAATCACATTCAGACTCTGATGGACAAGGTGTAATATCTCTCGAG TCCACAGTGCCTGGGACATCAACAGAAAACCAGGATCAGCCTAGTCCAATCTCAGTTTTAGAACCTCCTTTTGAAGATGAGAATGCAGCTCATGGATCCTTAGACTGTATGAAGGGTGGTCAGCTGG GATCACGGCTGCTTATGAAgtctaatttaattgataaatcaCCACCCATAGAATCAATAGCTCGGACCCTGTCATGGGATGACTCTTGTGCAGAGGTAGCAAGTCCCTATCCGTTAAAACCATCATTGGTCTCCCTAGACACCAAGGTGGAGGAACAAGATTGGTTTGTTCtcgttgataaactactattggCAGCTGGACTTGACGATCAAGTGCAGTCTGACTCATTTTACCCAAGATGGCATTCCCTTGACAGTGCTTTGGATCCATCATTGAGGGATAACTACTCCAATCCGGATGACAAGGAGTCTCAGCCTCTCCCCGAAGCCCGGCGAAGGCAGAGGAGATCCAACCAGAAGCTAGTATTTGATTGTGTCAATGTAACCCTAATGGAGATTACTGGTTATGGATCGGAGAAGTACTTAAGGTTGTGGGGTGGGAATAGTCGCTGCATGTTCCCAGTCCTGGAGGGTGCAACTCCTCCATTGGTGGACCTCATTGTGGCCCAGATGAAGGATTTAATATCTGGTGGGATGAGGTCTCTTTGGGGTGACTGTGGGGACAGTAACAGCCTGGTTGTGGAGAGTGTTGTCAGAAAAGAGGTTGTGGGGAATGAGTGGGTTGAGCTTATGGGTCTGGAGATGGATATTTTGGTTAAGGTGGTAGAGGGGAAGTTGCTGGAAGAACTTGTGGAGGATGCTGTGCTTGATTTGACAGGCAGGGCTTGA
- the LOC112758856 gene encoding uncharacterized protein isoform X2: MVSDSMRGSSQKRINGTPIKMLIDQEMSKEIVSKHNPPNVVAKLMGLEALPRGEPNLAMERSYRGDYSQHMHGHSGTPFRHWQLEDRFMDKEMLHEGHPSTEQIAYRDIYEIWLQSQRMNNVRDTMPNGEKWTEDVSAKKMAFIRQKFIEAKRLSTDERLRQSKEFDEALEVLSSNNDLLIRLLDSQNLYELQSTPIAETKRITVLKPSKMVDREKPCAKGKNDKYVKKPTNIGQAAAWEKTSPVYSPASQKVDDFPVQPTRIVVLKPSSGKTHEIKAVLSPTTSSPRNLHTGSLYHGLEDCDALEQTTNASEIAQQIPESLRSHQRDETLHSSVFSNGYIGDESSFYKSDNEYAAGNLSDLELMSPSPRHSWDYINRCGSPFSSSSFSRASCSPESSVCREAKKRLSERWAMMASTKGTQEQRHLRRSSTLGEMLALSDMKKVIISEVEDINKDQEPSNSISCSRNISEEICMDGSPKNLPRSKSVPVSSTVYETGPSTEVCDHDTRKAHVSKELTKSKSMKSSFKGKVTNFFFSRNKKSTKEKSFLSQSKEESQSTLTDTSVSPVNSRGVRDGESQSFNSGAFAECSLPAVYESSGKSHSDSDGQGVISLESTVPGTSTENQDQPSPISVLEPPFEDENAAHGSLDCMKGGQLGSRLLMKSNLIDKSPPIESIARTLSWDDSCAEVASPYPLKPSLVSLDTKVEEQDWFVLVDKLLLAAGLDDQVQSDSFYPRWHSLDSALDPSLRDNYSNPDDKESQPLPEARRRQRRSNQKLVFDCVNVTLMEITGYGSEKYLRLWGGNSRCMFPVLEGATPPLVDLIVAQMKDLISGGMRSLWGDCGDSNSLVVESVVRKEVVGNEWVELMGLEMDILVKVVEGKLLEELVEDAVLDLTGRA; this comes from the exons ATGGTTTCAGACTCTATGAGAGGATCTTCACAGAAGAGAATCAATGGAACACCCATCAAGATGCTCATAGACCAAGAGATGTCCAAAGAAATTGTTTCCAAGCATAATCCACCTAATGTAGTTGCCAAATTAATGGGGCTTGAAGCCCTCCCACGGGGAGAGCCTAATTTGGCCATGGAGAGAAGCTACAGAGGAGATTATTCTCAACATATGCATGGTCATTCAGGAACACCATTCAGACACTGGCAGCTGGAAGATAGATTTATGGACAAGGAAATGCTTCATGAAGGTCATCCGAGCACAGAACAGATTGCTTACAGAGATATTTATGAAATATGGCTTCAATCACAGAGAATGAACAATGTAAGAGACACGATGCCAAACGGAGAAAAGTGGACTGAAGATGTTAGTGCAAAAAAAATGGCGTTCATACGTCAGAAATTTATAGAAGCAAAACGTCTCTCTACAGATGAGAGACTGCGCCAGTCCAAGGAGTTTGATGAAGCCTTGGAAGTTTTAAGCTCCAATAATGACCTACTAATCCGGTTATTggattctcaaaatctttatGAGCTTCAGTCTACTCCGATTGCTGAGACTAAGCGTATTACTGTTCTTAAACCGTCGAAGATGGTTGACCGTGAAAAACCCTGTGCCAAGGGCAAGAATGATAAATATGTTAAGAAACCAACAAATATTGGCCAAGCAGCTGCTTGGGAGAAAACTAGTCCTGTGTATTCTCCAGCCAGCCAGAAAGTTGATGATTTCCCGGTTCAACCTACTCGAATAGTGGTATTGAAACCTAGCTCTGGGAAGACTCATGAGATTAAGGCTGTTCTTTCTCCGACAACTTCATCTCCTCGGAATCTGCACACTGGAAGTTTATATCACGGTCTTGAAGATTGTGATGCACTAGAGCAAACAACAAATGCAAGCGAAATCGCACAGCAAATACCTGAAAGCCTGAGGAGCCATCAAAGAGATGAAACATTGCATTCTTCAGTATTTTCCAATGGATATATCGGAGATGAAAGTTCATTTTACAAATCAGATAATGAGTATGCTGCAGGAAATTTGAGTGATTTGGAACTTATGTCACCATCTCCAAGGCATTCTTGGGATTACATCAATCGCTGTGGCAGCCCtttttcttcatcatccttcaGTCGTGCTTCCTGTTCTCCTGAGTCATCTGTTTGCCGAGAGGCCAAGAAACGACTTTCTGAAAGATGGGCCATGATGGCATCAACTAAAGGTACACAAGAGCAGAGACATCTTCGGAGAAGCTCTACATTAGGTGAGATGCTCGCTCTTTCAGATATGAAGAAAGTTATAATATCTGAGGTTGAGGATATTAACAAAGACCAAGAACCTAGCAACTCTATTTCTTGCAGTCGTAATATTAGTGAAGAAATATGCATGGATGGATCTCCTAAGAATCTTCCTAGGTCAAAATCTGTCCCTGTATCTTCCACTGTCTATGAAACTGGGCCCAGCACTGAAGTTTGTGATCATGATACTAGAAAAGCACATGTCTCCAAGGAGTTGACAAAGTCAAAGAGTATGAAATCATCATTTAAAGGGAAAGTTACAAATTTCTTTTTCTCAAGAAATAAGAAATCAACCAAGGAGAAGTCTTTTCTATCTCAATCCAAAGAGGAATCTCAGTCAACTCTAACTGATACGTCAGTATCTCCAGTAAATTCACGTGGAGTTAGAGATGGTGAGTCTCAAAGCTTCAACAGCGGTGCCTTTGCAGAGTGTTCTCTTCCAGCTGTATATGAATCATCCGGAAAATCACATTCAGACTCTGATGGACAAGGTGTAATATCTCTCGAG TCCACAGTGCCTGGGACATCAACAGAAAACCAGGATCAGCCTAGTCCAATCTCAGTTTTAGAACCTCCTTTTGAAGATGAGAATGCAGCTCATGGATCCTTAGACTGTATGAAGGGTGGTCAGCTGG GATCACGGCTGCTTATGAAgtctaatttaattgataaatcaCCACCCATAGAATCAATAGCTCGGACCCTGTCATGGGATGACTCTTGTGCAGAGGTAGCAAGTCCCTATCCGTTAAAACCATCATTGGTCTCCCTAGACACCAAGGTGGAGGAACAAGATTGGTTTGTTCtcgttgataaactactattggCAGCTGGACTTGACGATCAAGTGCAGTCTGACTCATTTTACCCAAGATGGCATTCCCTTGACAGTGCTTTGGATCCATCATTGAGGGATAACTACTCCAATCCGGATGACAAGGAGTCTCAGCCTCTCCCCGAAGCCCGGCGAAGGCAGAGGAGATCCAACCAGAAGCTAGTATTTGATTGTGTCAATGTAACCCTAATGGAGATTACTGGTTATGGATCGGAGAAGTACTTAAGGTTGTGGGGTGGGAATAGTCGCTGCATGTTCCCAGTCCTGGAGGGTGCAACTCCTCCATTGGTGGACCTCATTGTGGCCCAGATGAAGGATTTAATATCTGGTGGGATGAGGTCTCTTTGGGGTGACTGTGGGGACAGTAACAGCCTGGTTGTGGAGAGTGTTGTCAGAAAAGAGGTTGTGGGGAATGAGTGGGTTGAGCTTATGGGTCTGGAGATGGATATTTTGGTTAAGGTGGTAGAGGGGAAGTTGCTGGAAGAACTTGTGGAGGATGCTGTGCTTGATTTGACAGGCAGGGCTTGA